From a region of the Deltaproteobacteria bacterium genome:
- the pheT gene encoding phenylalanine--tRNA ligase subunit beta, producing MKIPYSWLKEFIDTRLSPAQVQEALTMAGVEVSSCRFLGEGLDSVVTARILEMRPHPNADRLSLCRVTDGSTTFGIVCGAKNMKPGDAVALAKLGARLPNGVEIKKAKIRGEASEGMLCSEQELKLAETSAGIMILPGDTAPGKPLAEALGLSDWLLEVEITPNRGDCLSVLGVAREIASITGEKVVLPDVSFPEEGEPIGEWVQITVSDPDLCPRYTARAISGVTIAPSPDWMRRRLTLCGIRPINNIVDITNYLLLEVGQPMHAFDLDRLRGPRIDVRAPKETLTFTTLDGAERKIDPGMLLIRDAEGPVAVAGVMGGANSEVVDGTTRVVFESAHFSPPSIRRTAKRLGLSSEASYRFERGVDPAGTVYAADRAVSLLSRFAAVSVARGVIDVGGENVKPRTVPFRPERATRIMGRVYAPEACLEIFGRLGFPVLDNGTGTWSVTVPTHRFDIEREIDLVEEVARLSGYDAIPTTYPESKAPEFSADDRFVDIQERAFDFLRGRGFSQAVNFSFVAGRTWERLGSFLGFDPADAVRLMNPISDDTTLMRPHLLTGLLSNAADNVRRFVDDVRLYEAGKAFGRSYVEGHFEEPRLGVILCGKRLPGDWSGADAPADFFDMKGVVEPLLLYLCASPVHVVPTRLRPFFEEGKAADILRDGEVVGWFGAIRKELLASFELTGPVFYGEIRLLKATASPPPPGRYAPLPKFPPVFRDVACVFPTAVPVGDVLAMVREVSPEVEEAGVFDIFTGEKIGDGAKSVGIRVKLQSLDRTLTEAEVHSIHSKIVNLLENRFGGKIRTS from the coding sequence TTGAAAATACCGTATTCGTGGCTGAAGGAATTCATCGACACGCGTCTCTCTCCCGCGCAGGTGCAGGAAGCGCTCACGATGGCGGGCGTGGAAGTCTCCTCCTGCCGGTTCCTCGGGGAGGGGCTCGATTCCGTCGTCACCGCCCGGATCCTCGAGATGCGGCCGCATCCGAACGCCGACCGGCTTTCCCTGTGCAGGGTGACCGACGGGTCGACTACGTTCGGGATCGTCTGCGGGGCGAAAAACATGAAGCCCGGGGACGCGGTGGCGCTGGCGAAGCTCGGCGCGCGGCTTCCCAACGGCGTGGAGATCAAAAAGGCGAAGATCCGAGGCGAGGCGTCGGAGGGGATGCTCTGCTCGGAGCAGGAGCTGAAGCTCGCGGAAACGTCGGCGGGGATCATGATCCTCCCCGGGGACACCGCTCCCGGAAAGCCGCTTGCCGAGGCGCTCGGCCTTTCCGACTGGCTCCTCGAGGTCGAGATCACGCCGAACCGGGGCGACTGCCTGAGCGTGCTCGGCGTCGCTCGCGAGATCGCCTCCATCACCGGGGAGAAGGTCGTTCTTCCCGACGTCTCTTTCCCGGAAGAGGGGGAGCCGATCGGGGAATGGGTTCAGATCACCGTCTCCGACCCGGATCTGTGCCCGCGGTACACGGCCCGCGCGATCTCCGGTGTGACGATCGCCCCTTCCCCGGACTGGATGCGGCGGCGCCTCACCCTGTGCGGGATCCGCCCGATCAACAACATCGTCGACATCACCAACTACCTGCTGCTCGAGGTGGGCCAGCCGATGCACGCCTTCGACCTCGACCGGCTGCGGGGGCCCCGGATCGACGTGCGGGCCCCGAAGGAAACGCTGACCTTCACGACGCTGGACGGGGCGGAGCGGAAGATCGATCCCGGGATGCTCCTCATCCGGGACGCGGAAGGTCCGGTGGCCGTCGCCGGCGTGATGGGCGGGGCGAACAGCGAGGTCGTCGACGGGACGACGCGCGTCGTCTTCGAGAGCGCCCACTTCTCGCCGCCCTCGATCCGCAGGACGGCGAAGCGGCTGGGGCTGTCGAGCGAAGCCTCGTACCGCTTCGAGCGGGGAGTCGACCCGGCGGGAACCGTCTACGCCGCGGACCGGGCGGTGTCGCTTCTTTCCCGGTTCGCCGCCGTGTCCGTCGCAAGGGGAGTGATCGACGTCGGCGGAGAGAACGTGAAGCCGCGAACGGTGCCGTTCCGTCCGGAGCGGGCGACCCGGATCATGGGGAGGGTATACGCACCCGAAGCGTGCCTCGAGATCTTCGGGCGCCTCGGGTTCCCGGTCTTGGACAACGGAACGGGAACGTGGAGCGTCACGGTCCCCACGCACCGGTTCGACATCGAGCGGGAGATCGACCTGGTGGAGGAAGTCGCCCGGCTGTCCGGGTACGACGCCATCCCCACGACGTATCCCGAATCGAAGGCGCCGGAATTTTCCGCGGACGACCGGTTCGTCGACATCCAGGAAAGGGCCTTCGACTTCCTGCGCGGCCGCGGGTTTTCACAGGCCGTGAACTTCTCCTTCGTCGCGGGCAGGACCTGGGAGCGGCTGGGGTCGTTCCTCGGATTCGACCCCGCGGACGCCGTCCGCCTCATGAACCCGATCTCGGACGATACGACCCTGATGCGTCCCCACCTGCTGACCGGGCTCCTGTCGAACGCGGCGGACAACGTACGCCGTTTCGTCGACGACGTCCGGCTCTACGAGGCGGGAAAGGCGTTCGGCAGGTCGTACGTCGAGGGGCACTTCGAGGAGCCCCGGCTCGGGGTGATCCTCTGCGGGAAGCGGCTTCCGGGCGACTGGTCCGGCGCGGACGCTCCCGCGGACTTCTTCGACATGAAAGGGGTCGTGGAACCGCTCCTGCTGTACCTTTGCGCGTCCCCGGTCCACGTCGTCCCCACGCGCCTCCGGCCGTTTTTCGAGGAAGGGAAGGCGGCGGACATCCTGCGGGACGGGGAGGTCGTCGGCTGGTTCGGGGCGATCCGCAAGGAGCTGCTCGCTTCCTTCGAGCTCACGGGACCCGTCTTCTACGGGGAGATCCGCCTGCTGAAGGCGACCGCTTCGCCGCCGCCGCCGGGGCGATACGCACCGCTACCGAAGTTTCCTCCTGTTTTCAGGGACGTGGCGTGCGTCTTCCCGACCGCGGTGCCGGTGGGCGACGTTCTCGCGATGGTTCGCGAGGTTTCCCCCGAGGTCGAGGAGGCCGGCGTTTTCGACATCTTCACCGGGGAAAAGATCGGGGATGGGGCCAAGAGCGTCGGGATCCGGGTGAAACTTCAATCCCTTGACAGAACCTTGACGGAAGCGGAAGTCCATAGTATACATAGCAAGATCGTAAATCTATTAGAGAATCGGTTCGGCGGCAAGATTCGGACCTCTTAA